In a single window of the Trypanosoma brucei brucei TREU927 chromosome 6, complete sequence genome:
- a CDS encoding FG-GAP repeat protein, putative — protein MRTAFQLSLNASLNEGLAAIGRFDGKTPSLVCATNTRQVIVHTHDTSNPLAAHREDASVAPLRTFNFGKALTALATGPIGGRYENEGVDALFLGEANSLLAYDVERNCEYYYKQVEDGVSAVVGGVVGPTAKSGPAPLAIVGGDCAISGFNSSGEEVFSTITGDRVTALMLMPWPDAGVCASTSTLNGSPALVAASEDFELRVFDGEEPITSVGLADRVHSLVYSGVPGRFAYLSNSGTVGIYDRCERLYRLKDNQRPVSAAFCDVDMDGVPELIIGWNNGRVEVRSGDGNEGTVLCKETFDAPISSVLVDDYRQNGQPLPIICTVDGTVCGLQLTGTMGRHEAMVAQREGALKLDMLMREKQALEKELANVKEQLVRQKSGRTDVTLPKVGTGVDCKLQPNSQTGKLDVVFSVINGQQDTIIYACILSSEAMFPEKGHILFMSQDPLPTLVCGLDVPRGPEVTLKASVMVGSTNAVNYQVHEVDVVVPKFVMCRLWPNEWCRGSFSEPTGSVTLQLSKDFDFGSVSLWLQKTFDVPLDRVPDTASDFSVPFVDLQDRSGLVIRGILSRCELQICGNSMDICSILVESFATTCVTEATSRCDFPEDFQQLQETVERVIDLDKVRQKLSDDIAEAATNIKPLLVRAEDSRLISDIVSMRRHYSQLYELDKELIDENLKLSNNFKELKSALKRLNGFIAKAGKLRIGRARTQLVAECRECVKASNMQSLINLIRTGEK, from the coding sequence ATGCGGACTGCCTTTCAGTTAAGCCTCAACGCATCACTCAATGAAGGTTTGGCTGCGATTGGGCGCTTCGACGGGAAAACACCATCACTTGTGTGTGCGACGAATACCCGTCAGGTTATTGTTCATACGCATGACACAAGCAACCCCCTAGCGGCTCACCGTGAGGATGCTTCGGTAGCTCCGCTTCGGACTTTTAACTTTGGTAAGGCACTAACTGCATTGGCAACTGGACCAATAGGTGGGAGATATGAGAATGAAGGCGTTGATGCACTGTTTCTTGGTGAAGCGAACTCTTTGTTAGCATATGACGTAGAGCGCAACTgcgaatattattataaacagGTGGAAGATGGCGTGAGTGCGGTAGTGGGTGGTGTTGTGGGCCCAACAGCAAAGAGCGGACCCGCTCCACTGGCAATTGTGGGTGGGGACTGCGCAATCAGCGGCTTCAACTCAAGTGGAGAGGAGGTGTTTTCCACCATAACGGGTGACAGAGTGACCGCGTTAATGCTTATGCCCTGGCCAGACGCGGGCGTGTGCGCTTCAACATCAACGCTGAATGGCTCACCGGCGTTAGTTGCGGCATCAGAGGATTTTGAACTACGCGTGTTTGACGGTGAGGAGCCGATCACAAGTGTTGGTCTTGCAGACCGTGTGCACAGTTTGGTGTACAGTGGTGTACCGGGCCGGTTTGCGTATCTTTCAAATAGTGGTACCGTTGGCATATACGACAGATGTGAGCGTTTATACCGATTGAAGGATAATCAGCGACCGGtatctgctgctttttgtgaTGTGGATATGGATGGCGTGCCGGAGCTCATCATCGGTTGGAACAATGGAAGGGTAGAGGTGCGCAGCGGAGACGGAAACGAGGGGACTGTTCTTTGTAAGGAAACATTTGACGCACCAATAAGTTCTGTTCTGGTAGACGACTACCGCCAGAACGGGCAACCGTTGCCGATCATATGTACGGTTGATGGAACGGTGTGTGGCTTACAACTGACTGGTACGATGGGAAGGCACGAAGCGATGGTTGCGCAGCGGGAAGGGGCGCTTAAGCTTGATATGTTGATGAGGGAGAAGCAAGCGCTCGAGAAGGAGTTAGCAAATGTGAAGGAGCAGCTAGTGAGGCAGAAGAGTGGTAGGACGGATGTGACTTTACCGAAGGTTGGAACCGGTGTGGATTGCAAATTACAGCCAAACTCGCAAACCGGGAAGCTTGATGTGGTTTTCAGTGTAATCAACGGTCAACAAGATACCATAATTTACGCTTGTATCCTCAGTAGTGAGGCTATGTTTCCGGAAAAGGGGCACATTCTCTTTATGTCACAGGATCCACTGCCTACACTCGTTTGCGGACTTGATGTTCCACGGGGCCCGGAAGTGACACTTAAGGCATCCGTTATGGTTGGTTCTACCAACGCAGTTAATTACCAAGTACATGAAGTCGATGTTGTAGTCCCGAAGTTTGTCATGTGCAGGTTGTGGCCAAATGAGTGGTGTAGGGGATCCTTCTCAGAACCCACAGGAAGCGTTACTTTGCAGCTATCAAAGGATTTTGACTTCGGTAGCGTGTCGCTGTGGCTTCAAAAAACGTTTGACGTACCGTTGGATCGTGTTCCGGATACTGCGAGCGATTTTTCTGTTCCTTTTGTGGATCTGCAGGACCGCTCCGGATTGGTGATTCGGGGAATTCTCAGTAGATGTGAGTTGCAGATATGTGGTAACTCCATGGATATATGCAGCATCCTTGTCGAAAGTTTTGCTACGACATGTGTTACTGAGGCAACGTCCCGTTGTGATTTTCCGGAGGACTTCCAGCAACTGCAGGAGACGGTTGAACGTGTTATAGATCTTGATAAGGTGCGGCAGAAACTGAGTGATGACATAGCGGAAGCTGCAACAAACATAAAACCGTTGCTTGTGAGGGCTGAAGATTCGAGGCTGATATCGGACATTGTAAGCATGCGTCGCCACTACTCCCAACTGTATGAACTTGACAAGGAACTTATTGATGAAAACTTGAAGCTGTCCAACAATTTTAAAGAATTGAAAAGCGCTTTGAAGCGTCTCAATGGGTTTATCGCGAAGGCGGGTAAGCTACGTATCGGCAGGGCGAGAACACAACTTGTAGCCGAGTGCCGTGAATGCGTAAAGGCAAGTAACATGCAGTCGCTGATTAATCTCATTCGTACTGGCGAAAAGTGA